Proteins encoded in a region of the Diabrotica virgifera virgifera chromosome 4, PGI_DIABVI_V3a genome:
- the LOC126883156 gene encoding methionine aminopeptidase 2, translating into MAALKTEIKEDKENEEDQERIDDGGVETENTETSKKKKKKKKKKVANDEDGKVEENNKQISAENGEVDGEGDGDGEKKKKKRNRKKGGKPKQTDPPSVAIADLFPDNVFPIGEIQEYGTDKDDRTAKDRFLSEEKRALDRMHNDIYNEVRLAAEAHRQTRQHIQKWIKPGMTMIEICEELENTARKLIAENGLKAGLAFPTGCSKNHCAAHYTPNAGDKTVFEYDDVVKIDFGTHINGRIIDCAFTHTFNPKYDKLVEAVRDATNTGIRAAGIDVQLCEIGAQIQEVMESYEVELDGKTYQVKSIRNLNGHSISPYRIHAGKTVPIVKGGEATVMEENEFYAIETFGSTGRGVVHDDMECSHYMKNFDVSYVPLRLQSSKSLLNIINKNFGTLAFCKRWLDRAGATKYQMALKDLCDKNIVDDYPPLCDIKGCYTAQFEHTIMLRPTCKEVVSRGDDY; encoded by the exons ATGGCGGCCTTAAAAactgaaattaaagaagataaAGAGAATGAGGAGGACCAAGAACGCATTGACGATGGTGGAGTAGAAACAGAAAATACGGAAACttccaaaaagaagaaaaaaaagaaaaagaaaaaagtcGCTAATG ATGAAGATGGAAAAGTCGAAGAAAACAATAAGCAGATATCAGCGGAAAACGGCGAAGTGGACGGTGAGGGTGACGGTGATGgggaaaaaaagaaaaagaagagaaatagGAAGAAGGGTGGTAAACCAAAACAAACAGACCCCCCTTCTGTCGCTATAGCCGACTTGTTTCCCGATAATGTCTTTCCTATAGGAGAAATACAAGAATATGGTACAGATAAAGATGATCGGACTGCCAAAGACCGATTTTTGTCTGAAGAAAAGCGTGCGCTGGATAGAATGCATAATGATATCTATAATGAAGTGCGTCTTGCGGCAGAAGCCCACAGACAG ACTCGCCAACACATCCAGAAGTGGATCAAACCAGGAATGACTATGATAGAAATATGTGAAGAATTGGAAAATACTGCCAGGAAGCTAATTGCTGAAAATGGACTGAAAGCTGGACTTGCCTTTCCCACTggatgttcaaaaaatcactgtGCTGCCCACTATACCCCCAATGCTGGTGATAAGACTGTATTTGAATATGATGATGTGGTGAAGATTGATTTTGGAACTCACATTAATGGAAGGATAATTGATTGTGCATTTACTCACACTTTTAATCCCAAGTATGATAAATTAGTTGAAGCTGTAAGGGATGCTACTAATACTGGTATTAGAGCAGCAG GTATCGATGTTCAACTCTGTGAAATAGGTGCACAAATTCAAGAAGTAATGGAATCATATGAAGTTGAATTAGATGGAAAAACTTACCAAGTCAAATCTATAAGAAACTTGAACGGCCATTCCATATCCCCTTACA GGATACATGCTGGGAAAACTGTACCAATAGTAAAAGGTGGAGAAGCAACTGTCATGGAAGAGAATGAATTTTATGCAATTGAAACTTTCGGTTCTACTGGTAGAGGTGTTGTACATGACGATATGGAATGTTCTCATTATATGAAGAATTTTGATGTCTCTTATGTGCCATTAAG ATTGCAGTCTTCAAAATCTCTTCTAAACATCATAAACAAGAACTTCGGTACACTGGCTTTCTGTAAAAGGTGGTTGGACCGTGCTGGAGCAACGAAATACCAAATGGCCTTAAAGGATTTGTGTGACAAGAACATCGTTGATGACTACCCTCCATTGTGTGACATCAAGGGCTGCTACACCGCTCAGTTTGAGCACACAATCATGTTGAGACCGACCTGCAAAGAAGTTGTCTCCAGGGGGGATGATTATTAG